A genomic stretch from Planctomycetaceae bacterium includes:
- a CDS encoding DUF1800 domain-containing protein, with the protein MTQQMMIEIDPQRAWEPFTPSSQNPWDLRAAAHLFRRAGFGATFNELTEAVRLSPADVVQQMLSTAEPAVFVQQMQSLASAALATGNVRQLSAWWAYRMLSTPVQLIEKLTLFWHGHFATSAEKVQDGELMLHQNQLLRESATGSFSFIVQEIARDPAMLLYLDSATNRKAHPNENFAREIMELFCLGEGNYTENDIRELARCFTGWEVRRGKFRVNQYQHDNGSKTVLGETGDFSGEDGVRIVVSQPGAAEFIVSKLIRFFLFDEPAASPELIAPLARLMRDSDMQIAPVVRTMLCSQLFFSSHSRARKIRSPVELAIGFLRSMQASVNTFELADQIEILGQGLLYPPSVKGWDGGRTWINSSTLLGRSNLIRDLLEDEKTRFDRRPVNEYLLSIGAGTSGQLLEHLEILLFAVPLPDGARQRVINLIDAAGDRRRNLIEGIHALCTLPEFQLA; encoded by the coding sequence AGCAGATGATGATTGAAATCGACCCACAGCGGGCCTGGGAACCATTTACTCCATCGTCGCAGAATCCATGGGATTTGCGAGCTGCGGCTCACCTGTTTCGACGTGCCGGTTTCGGGGCCACTTTCAATGAGCTGACTGAAGCAGTGCGACTTTCGCCTGCAGATGTTGTCCAGCAGATGTTGTCCACTGCTGAGCCTGCTGTGTTTGTTCAGCAGATGCAGTCACTGGCCAGTGCTGCACTGGCGACGGGAAATGTCAGACAGTTATCGGCATGGTGGGCTTACCGCATGCTTTCGACTCCGGTGCAACTGATTGAGAAGCTGACTCTGTTCTGGCACGGGCACTTTGCGACAAGTGCAGAAAAAGTGCAGGATGGGGAGCTCATGCTGCACCAGAATCAGCTGTTGCGGGAATCTGCGACGGGCAGTTTTTCTTTCATAGTTCAGGAGATAGCGCGCGATCCCGCAATGTTGTTGTACCTGGATTCCGCCACAAATCGAAAGGCGCATCCCAACGAAAACTTTGCCCGCGAGATCATGGAGCTGTTTTGTCTTGGCGAAGGCAACTATACAGAAAACGATATTCGTGAACTGGCTCGATGCTTTACCGGCTGGGAAGTTCGTCGCGGCAAATTTCGAGTCAATCAATATCAGCATGACAATGGTTCTAAGACAGTCCTTGGTGAGACCGGTGATTTTTCCGGAGAAGATGGGGTTCGCATTGTGGTCTCGCAACCCGGTGCGGCAGAATTCATCGTGTCGAAGTTGATTCGGTTCTTCCTGTTTGATGAGCCGGCTGCTTCGCCTGAACTGATTGCTCCACTTGCAAGACTGATGCGCGATTCGGACATGCAGATTGCTCCCGTCGTCAGGACGATGCTCTGCAGTCAGCTGTTTTTCTCTTCACATTCCCGTGCCAGAAAGATTCGGTCGCCGGTCGAGCTGGCCATCGGATTTCTGCGATCAATGCAGGCATCTGTTAATACTTTTGAACTGGCGGATCAGATTGAGATATTGGGGCAGGGCTTGCTTTACCCGCCAAGCGTCAAAGGATGGGATGGTGGCCGAACCTGGATTAACTCTTCTACATTGCTTGGACGGTCCAATCTGATTCGCGACCTGCTGGAAGATGAAAAGACTCGTTTTGATCGCCGGCCTGTCAATGAGTACCTGCTTTCGATAGGTGCGGGGACGAGCGGACAGCTTCTGGAACATCTCGAGATTCTTCTGTTTGCTGTACCTTTGCCTGACGGGGCTCGCCAGCGGGTTATCAATTTGATTGACGCGGCGGGTGATCGTCGGAGGAATCTCATCGAAGGGATTCACGCATTGTGCACGTTGCCTGAATTTCAACTGGCCTGA
- a CDS encoding DUF1501 domain-containing protein: protein MHSVSRRRFLNQAGAGAAVLTLGGFAPDFLQSAAARSKNERILVVVEMAGGNDGLNSVVPFADDEYQKLRPKLALTEMEVIRVNDQLGFHPSLRGFADLLEQNQLAVVQGVGYDNPNRSHFESMDIWHTCLRKNETRNDGWLGRFLESAAPSENVDPLALHLGADKQPFALMSREVRVPSIRSLEQFRLNGIDREQFRIAVQELTDARSSGTNDLLGFVQSSTSSAIAASKRIETTGQGYTPAKSYPATGLGEKLKTVAGLIASGLSTKVFYVQIDGFDTHSQQPNAHAGLLRQVGDAVHSFVSDMVAQGHGDEVAIMCFSEFGRRVAENASEGTDHGTAGPMFIAGTKVKAGLIGDLPSLQDLQEGDLKHHTDFRQVYAAVLEDWLQCSSQEVLRGRFQPVPVFG, encoded by the coding sequence ATGCATTCTGTTTCACGTCGTCGATTTCTGAATCAGGCTGGTGCTGGCGCTGCGGTTCTTACGCTGGGGGGATTTGCCCCGGATTTTCTTCAGTCCGCGGCTGCGAGATCGAAGAATGAACGCATTCTTGTCGTTGTGGAGATGGCCGGTGGTAATGATGGATTGAATTCAGTTGTTCCATTCGCGGACGATGAATATCAAAAGCTGCGTCCCAAGCTGGCACTGACGGAAATGGAGGTGATCAGGGTGAATGATCAGCTCGGGTTTCACCCTTCGTTGCGCGGATTCGCCGACTTACTGGAGCAAAATCAGTTAGCGGTCGTTCAGGGTGTCGGTTACGACAATCCGAATCGATCCCATTTCGAATCGATGGACATCTGGCACACGTGCCTGCGAAAAAATGAGACTCGTAACGATGGGTGGCTGGGACGGTTTCTGGAGTCGGCTGCCCCGTCAGAGAACGTCGATCCTCTGGCTCTTCATCTGGGCGCTGACAAGCAGCCTTTTGCATTGATGTCGCGCGAAGTGCGCGTCCCTTCGATTCGATCACTTGAGCAGTTTCGGCTCAACGGCATTGACCGTGAGCAGTTTCGGATTGCAGTGCAGGAGCTGACAGATGCAAGGAGCAGCGGTACGAATGATCTGCTGGGATTCGTGCAGTCGAGTACCAGTTCGGCAATTGCGGCCAGCAAACGGATCGAGACCACGGGTCAAGGCTACACACCAGCAAAGTCCTATCCCGCGACGGGACTTGGTGAAAAACTGAAAACAGTGGCAGGGCTGATCGCATCGGGACTTTCCACGAAAGTGTTCTACGTGCAGATTGACGGTTTTGACACACATTCGCAGCAGCCGAACGCTCATGCAGGCCTTTTGCGACAGGTAGGGGATGCCGTTCATTCATTCGTGAGCGACATGGTTGCGCAGGGTCATGGCGACGAGGTTGCCATTATGTGCTTTAGTGAATTTGGCCGACGAGTGGCTGAGAATGCGAGTGAGGGTACGGATCACGGAACCGCAGGCCCGATGTTTATTGCCGGGACGAAAGTGAAAGCCGGACTAATCGGTGATCTGCCTTCGCTGCAGGATCTGCAGGAAGGCGATTTGAAGCATCACACCGATTTTCGTCAGGTCTATGCTGCAGTGCTTGAGGACTGGTTGCAATGCAGCAGTCAGGAAGTCCTGCGCGGCAGGTTCCAGCCGGTTCCCGTATTCGGCTGA
- the dcm gene encoding DNA (cytosine-5-)-methyltransferase: MPNLLIRDVPTAVNEHIRRESKRRLMSQNSYIVSILSETMEKHLPPTLFDSLEEDPADSLPDDSNSSGYQPPSVPFTFVDLFSGVGGMRIGLEAVGGQCLRSCERDKHAQKTYLAWFGENPAGDVVDLAAAKDLPPHDVLAAGFPCQPFSLAGVSKKNSLGRAHGFKDQTQGTLFFHLATIIEHHRPPVLLLENVKNLRSHDKGNTWKTIEGTLHDLNYTVFNKIIDAASWVPQHRERVIIVCFDRDVFGDNPPFQYPEPPDQPPPRLKDILEPKADGKFTLSDKLWQYLQDYAERHRAKGNGFGCSVADPNGITRTLSARYHKDGSEILVPQGRGRNPRRLTPREAGRLMGFPEHLLQQQVVSDTQSYRQFGNAVVPAVIEAVAGQIVRVMQWQLLRNNGCLLKR; encoded by the coding sequence ATGCCCAATTTGCTCATTCGCGACGTACCAACGGCAGTCAATGAACACATTCGCAGAGAATCGAAACGTCGTCTGATGAGCCAGAACTCCTACATCGTTTCGATTCTGTCTGAGACGATGGAAAAACACCTGCCGCCAACCCTGTTCGATTCTTTGGAAGAAGATCCAGCCGACTCACTGCCAGACGACTCAAATTCTTCAGGTTACCAGCCGCCGTCCGTACCATTTACGTTTGTCGATCTGTTCTCCGGCGTTGGAGGAATGCGAATCGGACTGGAAGCAGTCGGCGGTCAGTGCCTGCGTTCCTGTGAACGCGACAAACACGCACAGAAAACATACCTTGCCTGGTTCGGTGAGAACCCTGCGGGAGATGTTGTGGATCTGGCAGCAGCCAAAGACCTGCCACCGCACGACGTACTGGCAGCCGGATTTCCCTGTCAGCCATTTTCTCTCGCAGGAGTCTCCAAGAAGAACAGCCTCGGACGCGCGCACGGTTTTAAGGATCAAACTCAGGGGACGCTCTTCTTCCATCTGGCAACAATTATTGAGCACCATCGCCCGCCTGTGCTGCTGCTTGAGAATGTCAAGAACCTCCGTTCACACGACAAAGGAAACACCTGGAAGACAATTGAGGGAACGCTGCATGACTTGAACTACACCGTCTTCAACAAAATCATCGACGCGGCATCATGGGTTCCCCAGCATCGCGAACGGGTCATCATTGTGTGCTTTGACAGGGATGTGTTTGGTGACAATCCCCCGTTCCAGTATCCCGAGCCCCCGGATCAGCCCCCCCCGCGTCTCAAAGATATTCTCGAACCAAAAGCAGACGGCAAGTTCACTCTTTCCGACAAACTCTGGCAATATCTTCAGGACTACGCGGAACGCCATCGGGCCAAAGGTAACGGATTTGGCTGCAGCGTTGCAGATCCGAATGGAATCACAAGAACTCTCAGCGCACGTTACCACAAAGATGGTTCTGAGATTCTGGTCCCGCAGGGTCGCGGCAGGAATCCCAGACGCCTCACACCTCGAGAAGCCGGGCGTCTCATGGGATTTCCGGAGCACCTTCTCCAGCAACAAGTTGTCTCGGACACGCAGTCATATCGGCAATTTGGAAACGCTGTTGTCCCCGCAGTGATCGAAGCTGTGGCTGGGCAGATTGTCAGGGTGATGCAGTGGCAACTGCTGCGAAACAATGGATGCCTGCTGAAGCGATAG
- a CDS encoding DUF1559 domain-containing protein — MPKHTSCVRASRGFTLIELLVVIAIIAILIALLLPAVQQAREAARRTQCKNNLKQIGLALHNYHDIFNTFPPGYTSRNVTASQPASADAGPSYAWSFAIMPQIEQSNLSNSVNTLLDASNPANMSIVSRQVLTSFLCPTDPAPETFDVVDGNGTTQSLPSSNYVGIVGYANITSQPGMGTGIFFRNSRVRFRDITDGTANTICVGERKAEHKFMGVSTPVKANSTWYAAIPGVMRPAGMMTMPMMQEGPGSMILGHVGQPPMMGMPAMQRTPNTTNHIVHFSSSHVGGVQFLLCDGSTHFISENIDYGTFRSLGERADGNVLGEW; from the coding sequence ATGCCTAAACACACTTCCTGCGTGCGCGCATCGCGCGGATTCACTTTGATCGAACTGTTAGTCGTCATTGCTATTATTGCTATTCTGATCGCACTGTTACTTCCGGCCGTTCAGCAGGCGCGCGAAGCAGCGCGAAGAACACAATGCAAAAACAATCTCAAACAAATTGGTCTGGCGCTACATAACTACCACGACATCTTCAACACTTTTCCACCGGGATACACGTCCAGAAACGTGACTGCTTCACAACCTGCTTCTGCAGACGCTGGTCCAAGCTATGCGTGGTCTTTCGCCATCATGCCGCAAATTGAACAATCCAATCTCTCAAACAGCGTGAACACGCTGCTTGATGCGTCCAACCCGGCAAATATGTCCATCGTCAGCCGGCAGGTTCTGACCTCCTTCCTTTGCCCGACAGACCCGGCCCCGGAAACCTTCGACGTCGTCGATGGAAATGGCACGACACAGTCGCTGCCCAGCTCGAATTACGTTGGAATTGTTGGCTACGCAAATATCACGAGTCAGCCGGGAATGGGAACAGGCATCTTCTTCCGCAACAGCCGTGTACGGTTTCGTGATATTACGGATGGTACTGCAAACACAATTTGCGTTGGTGAACGAAAGGCAGAACATAAATTTATGGGAGTCTCAACACCCGTGAAAGCAAACAGTACCTGGTACGCCGCTATTCCCGGTGTCATGCGCCCGGCCGGCATGATGACCATGCCCATGATGCAGGAAGGCCCTGGCTCCATGATCCTCGGTCACGTTGGTCAACCGCCGATGATGGGAATGCCCGCCATGCAGAGAACTCCCAACACGACCAACCACATCGTTCACTTCAGCAGTTCACACGTCGGTGGTGTCCAGTTCCTGCTCTGCGATGGCTCGACACACTTCATCAGCGAAAATATCGACTACGGCACATTCCGAAGTCTCGGTGAGCGTGCCGACGGTAATGTCCTGGGTGAATGGTAG
- a CDS encoding DUF58 domain-containing protein → MAVKANQKERPGEPGEDLSEPSSAVHLNTSRYQSPMDPQVVMAIKSLELRAKIVMDGFRTGQNRSPRHGFSVEFSEYRQYTQGDDPRFLDWKLFARTDRSYIRLFEDETNLRCYVVMDASRSMDFGTPGYTKFDYGRTIAASIAWMLNRQGDAVGLTLFDEAVRLLVPARYRPGQLRRLLVALEEPTSGKETNPELALETAARRLNKQGLVVLVSDLLADISQIEEGLKLLRGCRHDLIVFQVLDPAELTLDIPNPHLFEDLETGQQVFADPALVRSEFVDKIQEHNRQVRLACESVGASFVQLTTDQPLELALAEFLQARRQR, encoded by the coding sequence ATGGCTGTGAAAGCGAATCAGAAAGAACGACCTGGGGAGCCGGGAGAGGATCTTTCAGAGCCATCGTCGGCGGTCCACCTGAACACGTCCCGGTATCAGTCTCCCATGGATCCGCAAGTCGTGATGGCGATCAAATCGCTTGAACTTCGAGCAAAGATTGTGATGGACGGTTTCCGAACGGGTCAGAATCGAAGCCCTCGACATGGATTTTCGGTCGAGTTTTCCGAATACAGACAATACACACAGGGAGACGACCCCAGATTTCTGGACTGGAAACTGTTTGCGCGGACAGATCGCAGCTACATCCGATTGTTTGAAGATGAAACGAATCTGCGGTGTTACGTTGTCATGGACGCGAGTCGATCGATGGACTTCGGGACACCGGGGTACACCAAGTTCGACTATGGCCGGACGATTGCGGCGAGTATTGCCTGGATGTTGAATCGCCAGGGGGACGCGGTCGGGCTGACATTATTCGATGAAGCTGTTCGGCTGCTGGTGCCGGCTCGATATCGACCGGGGCAGCTGCGGCGATTGCTGGTAGCGTTGGAAGAACCGACTTCGGGGAAAGAAACGAATCCGGAACTGGCTTTAGAGACAGCCGCCCGTCGTTTGAACAAGCAGGGGTTGGTGGTGCTGGTTTCGGATCTGCTTGCCGACATAAGTCAGATTGAAGAAGGTCTGAAGCTTTTGCGGGGTTGTCGTCACGACCTCATTGTGTTTCAGGTACTGGATCCGGCAGAGCTGACTCTGGACATTCCGAATCCTCACTTGTTTGAAGATCTCGAAACCGGGCAACAGGTATTTGCAGATCCGGCTCTCGTTCGCTCGGAGTTTGTTGATAAGATTCAGGAACACAACCGTCAGGTTCGGTTGGCGTGCGAGTCGGTTGGCGCTTCATTCGTGCAGTTGACAACAGACCAGCCGCTGGAGCTTGCGTTAGCCGAATTTCTGCAGGCGCGTCGGCAACGATGA
- a CDS encoding DUF1501 domain-containing protein gives MNRSRGHCRQFFQPDNRRAFLNNAACGFGAVALSHLFGHSDGLVYGQNENRSGSGLAPKPTHHDPRATSVIFLYMDGGVSQVDSFDPKPRLKDFEGRPFPSKMEPTQFNNIGNTLPSPWQFRQYGESGIPVSDLFRQTAKHVDEMAVVRSMVSNFPEHTNANYFLHTGNGQQGRPSMGAWFGYGLGTECQDLPHFVVLNGGLIPPGGIDNFGSGFLPASYQASVFANGDPPVSDIKPRESSAELQRKKLDVIRRMDLASLDRYGRDDQVESAIANYELAARMQLAVPELTDLSQETRATQEMYGMFDEFRNTTTFGRQCLVARRLVERGVRFIELTCPGGNGDRWDQHNNLFDGHTKNARSVDQPISALLTDLKQRGLLEKTLVVWAGEFGRTPFAQGKDGRDHNQYGFSIWMAGGGIRGGVTYGATDEFGYKAVENKVEIHDLHATMLHLLGMDHLKLTYRFSGRDMRLTDVAGVVVEDIIA, from the coding sequence ATGAATCGTTCGCGGGGCCATTGTCGTCAGTTCTTTCAGCCGGATAATCGCAGGGCGTTCCTGAACAACGCCGCCTGCGGGTTTGGTGCGGTGGCGTTGAGCCACCTGTTCGGTCATTCCGACGGCTTGGTGTATGGCCAAAATGAGAATCGTTCCGGTAGCGGGCTGGCTCCAAAGCCGACCCACCACGATCCTCGTGCGACAAGTGTGATTTTTCTTTACATGGATGGTGGCGTGTCACAAGTGGACTCGTTCGATCCCAAACCCAGACTCAAAGATTTTGAGGGTCGGCCATTTCCGTCAAAGATGGAGCCGACGCAGTTCAACAATATTGGCAACACGCTTCCAAGCCCATGGCAATTCAGGCAATACGGCGAAAGTGGAATTCCGGTCAGCGACTTGTTCCGGCAAACCGCGAAGCACGTCGATGAAATGGCTGTGGTTCGTTCGATGGTTTCAAATTTTCCGGAGCACACGAATGCCAATTACTTTCTGCATACCGGCAATGGTCAGCAGGGGCGTCCGTCAATGGGGGCCTGGTTTGGGTACGGACTGGGGACTGAGTGTCAGGATTTGCCCCATTTTGTCGTGTTGAACGGCGGTTTGATTCCGCCGGGTGGCATTGACAATTTTGGAAGCGGGTTCCTGCCCGCCAGCTATCAGGCATCAGTCTTCGCGAACGGCGATCCACCGGTTTCGGATATCAAGCCGCGGGAATCATCCGCCGAGCTGCAGCGGAAGAAGCTGGATGTAATTCGTCGGATGGATCTTGCATCGCTGGACAGATATGGCCGCGACGATCAGGTCGAATCGGCGATCGCCAACTACGAATTGGCAGCACGTATGCAGCTGGCCGTACCTGAGTTGACGGATCTGAGTCAGGAGACTCGCGCGACTCAGGAAATGTACGGCATGTTTGATGAGTTCAGGAATACCACAACATTCGGTCGTCAGTGTCTGGTCGCTCGTCGGCTTGTGGAACGAGGTGTTCGTTTCATCGAACTGACCTGCCCGGGTGGAAACGGAGACCGCTGGGATCAGCACAACAACCTGTTCGATGGGCACACCAAGAATGCTCGATCGGTGGATCAGCCGATTAGTGCCCTGTTGACGGATCTCAAGCAACGTGGTCTGCTCGAAAAAACGCTCGTTGTGTGGGCTGGTGAATTTGGCCGGACTCCATTCGCGCAGGGAAAAGACGGACGTGACCACAATCAGTACGGATTTTCAATCTGGATGGCGGGTGGGGGAATTCGCGGTGGCGTGACCTATGGTGCAACCGATGAGTTTGGGTACAAGGCCGTGGAAAACAAGGTTGAAATCCATGATTTACACGCGACGATGCTTCACCTTCTTGGCATGGACCACCTGAAACTCACGTATCGATTCAGTGGCCGCGATATGCGGCTCACCGACGTTGCAGGCGTGGTTGTTGAAGACATCATTGCCTGA
- a CDS encoding DNA ligase: MPDIPDGETVEVQGSAAKPYVLTNVGGVYSCSCPAWRNQSTAIEKRTCKHLRKYRGEKEEEERLGGELPTRAVKSSSDVKGPPMLLAHAWDNTQDLSGWWISEKLDGVRAYWDGSRFLSRQGNEFMAPNWFVDGLPLTPLDGELWLDRKAFQKTISIVRRQDRSEHWKQIRYIVFDAPAEKSVFEERIEFLKDHFATRQQPYTRLLDHTLCRNVSHLRRELQRVESLGGEGLMLRQPGSRYEIGRSASLLKVKTFHDAEATVIGHQNGRGKHKGRLGALVVRLADGTEFSVGTGFTDKQREQPPAVGSVVTFRYQEFTDAGVPRFPSFVREDAAVNSSSNADPAARRAEWKPSSGSKAGRATKTSSKKKMAPAADVPTAGAAASSDDANRRYFEFSDGKSHKFWEISVDGNAVTVRYGRIGSKGTTNRKDFADAEAARKHQTKLIDEKTSKGYAEV; the protein is encoded by the coding sequence ATGCCCGATATTCCGGACGGTGAAACTGTTGAGGTTCAGGGATCGGCTGCAAAGCCCTATGTGCTGACGAATGTCGGTGGTGTGTATTCCTGCTCCTGTCCGGCGTGGCGAAACCAGTCGACCGCAATCGAAAAGCGAACCTGTAAGCATTTGCGGAAATATCGGGGTGAGAAAGAGGAAGAAGAACGTCTGGGCGGAGAGTTGCCAACAAGAGCCGTGAAGTCCAGTTCTGATGTGAAAGGCCCGCCCATGCTGTTGGCTCATGCATGGGACAACACTCAGGATCTTTCGGGTTGGTGGATCAGCGAGAAACTGGATGGTGTAAGAGCCTATTGGGATGGAAGCAGATTTCTGTCCCGGCAAGGCAATGAATTCATGGCTCCGAACTGGTTTGTGGACGGGCTGCCCTTAACGCCACTGGATGGCGAATTGTGGCTGGATCGAAAGGCGTTTCAGAAAACAATAAGCATTGTTCGTCGGCAGGATCGGAGCGAGCACTGGAAACAAATACGCTACATTGTCTTCGATGCGCCTGCGGAAAAATCCGTATTCGAAGAACGGATTGAGTTTCTGAAAGATCATTTTGCAACACGACAGCAACCTTACACAAGACTGCTGGATCATACACTTTGTCGGAACGTCAGCCATTTGCGGCGGGAGTTGCAGCGGGTGGAATCGCTTGGAGGCGAAGGACTAATGCTTCGCCAGCCAGGTTCGAGATACGAGATTGGTCGGTCGGCATCGCTGTTGAAAGTCAAGACGTTCCACGATGCTGAGGCAACCGTGATCGGCCATCAGAATGGAAGGGGCAAGCACAAAGGTCGTTTGGGAGCACTCGTCGTCAGACTGGCTGACGGGACCGAATTTTCGGTGGGCACTGGCTTCACCGACAAACAACGCGAGCAGCCTCCTGCGGTAGGTTCTGTTGTCACGTTCCGATACCAGGAATTCACAGACGCTGGCGTACCCCGATTTCCTTCCTTTGTGCGGGAAGACGCTGCCGTGAATTCGTCCTCCAATGCAGATCCTGCTGCGCGGCGGGCAGAATGGAAGCCGTCGTCTGGTTCGAAAGCAGGTCGGGCGACGAAAACGTCCTCGAAAAAGAAAATGGCTCCGGCGGCAGATGTTCCGACCGCAGGTGCCGCTGCTTCTTCCGATGATGCAAATCGCCGCTACTTTGAATTCAGCGACGGCAAATCGCATAAGTTCTGGGAGATTTCAGTGGACGGCAATGCTGTGACGGTCAGGTATGGTCGGATCGGAAGCAAGGGAACCACGAACCGCAAGGATTTTGCCGACGCCGAAGCTGCCCGGAAGCACCAGACGAAGCTGATTGATGAGAAAACCTCGAAAGGCTACGCAGAGGTCTGA
- a CDS encoding HAD family hydrolase: MAVHEGTFGTIEHTAQFISCGSQGLWKLVIVPLLSGLDSGQTGVEKVCLNSFIRVVSVTFHTNGIYDLVICDIDGCLSPESHAPINVRALSQIAEYNRHAIAKHDRPVVTLCSGRPIGFVECLCRLLHNTLIPCIGENGVWLWRPTNNTFECEPAITDEHLEVVHEARRLLRSRYHSHGVIQQPGKTASVALYHPDTSYLRSIAPEIADEFRKRDWPIRVSMTWLYINCDLQHVNKGTAIDRLLAEIGIDPARTVGIGDTMGDRFIAERVAWFGCPANAEPQISEKADYVSPHNEIEGVLDILNQLH, translated from the coding sequence ATGGCCGTGCATGAAGGGACATTCGGAACCATAGAACACACGGCTCAATTTATCAGTTGCGGTAGTCAGGGGCTCTGGAAGCTGGTAATCGTCCCTCTTCTTTCTGGACTGGATTCCGGTCAGACTGGTGTTGAGAAAGTCTGCCTGAATTCCTTCATTCGAGTTGTATCTGTGACATTTCATACAAATGGGATATACGACCTCGTGATTTGCGACATCGACGGTTGCCTGTCGCCCGAGTCACACGCCCCGATCAATGTGCGTGCGCTATCGCAGATTGCCGAGTACAATCGTCATGCCATCGCGAAGCATGACCGCCCCGTCGTGACTCTTTGCAGCGGCAGACCCATTGGCTTTGTCGAGTGCCTGTGTCGTCTGCTGCACAATACACTGATCCCGTGCATCGGCGAAAACGGTGTCTGGCTGTGGCGTCCGACAAACAACACATTTGAATGCGAGCCAGCTATTACGGACGAACATCTGGAGGTCGTCCATGAAGCCCGAAGACTTCTGAGATCGCGGTATCATTCGCATGGCGTCATCCAGCAACCGGGAAAGACGGCATCGGTGGCTCTGTATCATCCCGATACGAGCTATCTGCGGTCTATTGCTCCAGAGATTGCTGACGAGTTTCGGAAACGGGACTGGCCGATTCGAGTTTCTATGACATGGCTCTACATCAACTGCGATCTCCAGCACGTCAATAAAGGCACGGCCATAGATCGATTGCTGGCCGAGATCGGTATTGATCCCGCACGAACAGTTGGAATTGGTGATACGATGGGCGACCGGTTCATCGCTGAACGAGTCGCATGGTTCGGCTGTCCCGCCAATGCTGAACCACAGATTAGTGAAAAGGCCGACTACGTTTCTCCACATAACGAGATCGAAGGCGTTCTGGACATTCTTAATCAGCTCCACTGA
- a CDS encoding DUF1653 domain-containing protein, producing MTIQTGRYRHYKGNEYIVIGLAHHSETGEELVVYQPDYGERGLWVRPKAMFEETVKVNGRTQPRFEFIGSDDEGT from the coding sequence GTGACGATACAGACCGGCCGTTACCGGCACTACAAAGGCAATGAGTACATCGTCATCGGCCTCGCTCACCATAGTGAAACCGGCGAGGAACTGGTCGTGTATCAACCGGATTACGGTGAACGTGGACTCTGGGTCCGCCCGAAGGCGATGTTTGAGGAAACCGTCAAAGTGAATGGCAGGACCCAGCCACGCTTCGAATTCATCGGGTCAGATGATGAAGGAACGTGA
- a CDS encoding metallophosphoesterase: MRRNEAPTTVTLDRRTFLKNGMLILTAVNTDASSVFADEHKPALKIGLITDLHYADKAPVGSRFYRETLDKLAEAAEQFEKHEPTFIVELGDFIDAADSVDTELGYLKRINRDFSAICKQRHYVLGNHCVHTLTKDEFLSGVEQPKSYYSFDSGDFHFIVLDSCFRSDSRPYGRKNFEWTDPNIPAAEVEWLKADLKNTDRKTVVFAHQRLDVSNHYGVKNCAEVREVFEESGKVLAVFQGHSHKNDLTSIGGIRYCTMVAMVEGSGAENNGYSVMSLDVDGTICVTGFRMQTSHRWESQA; this comes from the coding sequence ATGAGAAGAAATGAAGCCCCAACGACGGTGACGCTGGACCGACGTACATTCCTGAAGAACGGCATGCTGATCCTGACCGCCGTCAACACGGATGCGTCATCAGTCTTTGCGGATGAACACAAACCAGCATTGAAGATCGGGCTTATTACAGACCTGCACTATGCCGACAAAGCACCGGTCGGCTCTCGCTTCTATCGTGAGACACTCGACAAGCTCGCCGAGGCTGCCGAACAGTTTGAGAAACACGAACCGACATTTATCGTCGAACTGGGCGACTTTATCGACGCAGCCGACAGTGTGGATACGGAGCTTGGCTACCTGAAACGGATCAACCGGGACTTTTCCGCCATCTGCAAACAGCGGCACTATGTACTCGGCAACCACTGCGTCCACACACTCACCAAAGACGAGTTTCTTAGTGGCGTTGAACAACCGAAATCGTACTATTCATTTGATTCCGGTGACTTCCATTTTATCGTTCTTGACTCATGCTTTCGCAGCGATAGCCGACCGTATGGTCGAAAGAACTTTGAGTGGACTGACCCAAACATTCCCGCCGCCGAAGTCGAATGGCTCAAAGCCGACCTGAAAAACACAGACAGAAAAACGGTCGTGTTTGCCCATCAGCGACTGGATGTCAGTAATCACTATGGCGTCAAGAACTGTGCTGAAGTACGAGAAGTATTCGAGGAATCGGGCAAGGTACTGGCCGTGTTTCAGGGCCATAGCCACAAGAACGATCTCACCAGTATTGGCGGAATCCGCTACTGCACGATGGTCGCTATGGTCGAAGGATCAGGAGCTGAAAATAACGGGTATTCTGTCATGAGTCTTGACGTTGACGGCACGATCTGTGTCACTGGATTTCGGATGCAGACGAGCCACCGATGGGAGTCGCAGGCGTGA